GGGCCGAGGGCGCAGCAGCCCAGGCAGTTGACCGTCTCGAGGCTGAACTTGAGCTCCAGGTCGGTCTCGCCCGGCTTGATGCCGGTGGCCTCCTGCACCGCGTCGAGCACCCGCTGGGCTCCCCGCACGTGGCAGGCCGTGCCCATGCACACGTGGATGCGGTGCCGGCCCTTGGGAACCGTGCTGAACGCCTTGTAGAACGTGGCGATGTGGAGGATCCGCGACAGGGGCACCCGGAGCCGTTCGGCGACCCGCTCGAGGGCCTCCTGCGGAAGCCAGTTGTTCTCGGTCTGGATGTCCAGGAGCACCTGGATGAGGTAGCTCTCGTCCGCTCCGTACCGGTCGATGATCTGATCCACCCGTGCGATGTCCATGTCGTCGTCCACCCTGTTAAGCCGGCGGTGAAACCGTCGCGATCCCCTCCCTGCTCGGGAGGGCGAGGGGCCTGCCGGAGAGCGTGATGCGGGGCCTTCGCCCCGCTGGGCGGCCAGGCTGCTAGGCAGCCGGGCGGCTCTCGGGCCCGCCAAATAATCGGGGTATGGTCTAGTCTCTAGTTTCTTGTCTCTAGTTTCTGGCCTCTGGCCGGCCGGAGGCAGGTCCCTCGCCCCGTCTCGGGAAAAACGCGCCCGGTTTGCTGCCGGGTTGCTCAACCGACGGATCCCAGTGCGTACCGCTTCTGGGAGAGGTCGTACCGGATCACCCCCCGGGCCACTGCCGCGGCCAGGTACCGGGACGCCTCGGAGGGGCTCAGGCCCAGGCGCTCCGCGATCTCTGCCGTGGCGAGCGGCGAGGCGCGAAGGAGCAGGGCCACCCGGGCCATGATCCACTTCTCCACCACCGCCTCGTCGATGACCCGGTCCACGTCGTGGTGCGCGAAGAACGCCTCGTAGGCCTCCGGGGACGGCAGCCCCGGGTTGAGCTTCTCCGCCAGGATCATCCGCAGGTACGGCACGATCGACTCCAGGGCGTCGAGGCCGTTGCGCAGGCGGTCCGGGTCGAGCCCCTCGCTCCGGCCCAGGGGGCCCAGCTCGCGGACCTGCGCGGTGAAGGCGTCGGTGGCCTCGGCGAACCGCGCGCCCTCGCCGCTGGAGAGGAACTCGATCCCGATCCGCCGCGGGTCGAGGCCCAGGCGCTCGAGGAGCCGCTTGCAGAGGTGGGTGAGCCGCAGCGCGTGGAAGTTCCCGTGGGTGGTGTAGTTGCACTCGCCGAGGCGGCACCCCACGATGAACACCCCGTCCGCGCTCTTGGAGAACGCCCGGAGCACGAACCCGAGGTCCACGCGTCCCGTGCACATCACCCGCACGAGCCGAATGTCAGCCTTGTACTGTAGCCTGGAAACTCCGGCTAGGTCCGCAGACCCGTAGCCTCACCAGTGGCAGACGAAACCCAGGATCTTCGCTTGATACTCCTGAGCCATGTTCGTCCTCCTTGTGGAATCGGTCGTCGGTCGTCAGTCGTCGGTCACCCGTCACCCGTCACTCGTCACCGATCGTCGGTCACCCGCCGGCCAGGGCGGCGTCGATCTGGCCCTCGAACTCGTCGTCGGTGAAGTGCTTGAGCGAGATCGCGCCGGTGGGGCAGACCACGTTGCACAGGCCGTCGCCCTTGCACAGCACCGGGTTGACCTCGGCTCGGCCGTTGGCGCCCAGCTCCACCGCGCCGTAGGAGCACGCCGCCACGCACTGGCCGCACGAGACGCACTTGTCCTCGTCCACCACGCACACCGCGCCCGAGGCCACCACCGTGTCGTGGGACAGCAGGGCCACCACCCGGCCGGCCGCGCCCTGGGCCTGGCTGATCGTCTCGGCCAGATGCTTCGGGTACTGGGCGGCTCCGCACAGGTACACGCCGTCGGTGGCGAAGTCCACGGGCCGGAGCTTGACGTGGGCCTCCTTGAAGAACCCGTCCGGGCCCAGGGCCACCTGGAACATCTGGGCCACCTGGGGGTTGTCCTCGCGGGGCACCGCGGCCGCGGCCAGGGACACCACGTCGGCGTCGATGGCGAGCTCCTTCCCGAGGATCGGGTCGGTCACCCGGACCCGCAAGACCTTGCGGCCCCCTTCCTCCACGGCCGCCACCTCGGGCCGGGCCTCGGGCACGTACCGGATGAACGTGACGCCCTTGCCCGAGGCCTCCCGGTAGGCGTCCTCCCGAAGGCCGTAGGTGCGCATGTCGCGGAACAGCACGTACACGTCCGCGGCAGGGTTGACCTCCTTGAGCCTGAGGGCGTTCTTCACGGCGTGGTTGCAGCACACCCGGGCGCAGTAGTTGCGCTCTTCGTTGCGGCAGCCCACGCACTGGATCATCGCCACGCTGCCGGCCCCCAGCAGCCGCTCGTCGTCCCGGGCCAGGGCCTCCTCCAGCTCCAGGTGGGTCATCACCCGCTCGTCCTGGCCGTAGAGGTACTCGGTGGGGCGGTGCTCGGCCGCGCCCGTGGCGATGACCGTGGCCCCGTGGTGGAGGTCGCGCACCCGGCCCCGCACCTCGACCCGGGTCACGAAGTTGCCCACGTAGCCCCACGCGTCGGTGACCTTGGCGCCGGTGAGCACGTGGACCAGGGGGTGGCGGTACACCTTCCACACCAGGTCCCGCACGAACGCCTGCACGTCCAGGCCCTCGAGCGTGTGCTGGAGCCGGCTCGCCGTGCCCCCGAGCTCCCGCTCGCGCTCCACCAGGTACACGGGGTGGCCCTGCTCGGCGATGTGCAGGGCCGCGGTCATGCCGGCCACGCCGCCGCCCACCACCAGGGCCGCCTTGGTGACCGACAGGTCGAACTCCTGCAGCGGCTCGAGCCGGGCGGCCCGGGCCACGGCCATGCGCACCAGGTCCAGGGCCTTGGGGGTGGCCCGGTCCTTCTCCTTGGCGTGCACCCAGGAGCAGTGCTCCCGGATGTTGGCCATCTCCAGGTAATACTGGTTGAGGCCGGCCTCCTTCAGGGTGTCGCGGAACAGCGGCTCCAGGGTCCGGGGGGAGCACGCCGCCACCACCACCCGGTTGAGGCGCTGCTCCTGGATCACCTTGGTGATGTCCTGGGCCGAGTTGGTGGCGCACGAGAAGAGCTGCTCGTCCGCGAACACCACGTGGGGGAGCTTGCGCACCTCCTCCACCACCGAGGGCACGTTCACGATCCGGCCGATGTTGGCCCCGCAGTGGCACACGAACACGCCGATGCGAAGCTCCTCGGCCGAGGTGTCCCGCTCCAGGGGGTAGCGCCGCTCCGTGGCCAGCTTGCCGCGCCGCCGGTCCAGGAGCCGGCCGCACTGGGACCCGGCCGCGCTGGCGCTGAACACCGACTCGGGGATGTCGGTGGGGCCCTGGAACGCGCCGCTCACGAACACCCCGGGCCGGCTCGTCTCCACCGGGTTCGAGGGGGATGCCTGCACGAACCCGTGGTCGTTGAGGTCCACGCCGAAGGTCTCGGCGAGCCGCTCCACGTCGGCCGGCGGGGTGAGCCCCACCGACAGCACCACCAGGTCGAACTCCTCCTCCTTGACGCCCTCGTCC
This is a stretch of genomic DNA from Deferrisoma camini S3R1. It encodes these proteins:
- a CDS encoding helix-turn-helix domain-containing protein, with amino-acid sequence MILAEKLNPGLPSPEAYEAFFAHHDVDRVIDEAVVEKWIMARVALLLRASPLATAEIAERLGLSPSEASRYLAAAVARGVIRYDLSQKRYALGSVG
- a CDS encoding complex I 24 kDa subunit family protein, yielding MDIARVDQIIDRYGADESYLIQVLLDIQTENNWLPQEALERVAERLRVPLSRILHIATFYKAFSTVPKGRHRIHVCMGTACHVRGAQRVLDAVQEATGIKPGETDLELKFSLETVNCLGCCALGPVMEIDGKTYGKMTPAETAEALRNHD
- a CDS encoding CoB--CoM heterodisulfide reductase iron-sulfur subunit A family protein, which codes for MAKELVDRLQAEGVFRKLGDGEFGDVLVVGGGVSGIQAALDLSSAGFKVYLVESGPSIGGHMAQLDKTFPTNECSMUILSPKLVEVGRQPNIEVLTYTEVENVRGEAGNFRVVLKKKPRYVIEDKCTGCTVCVEYCPVQYPDPFNQEISLNKAIHVYFSQAVPLITYIDESCLYLKEKKCGICSAVCKAGAIDFTQSEETREVRVGAVILSPGFEPYDPKLLREYRYGEFANVVTSMDYERLMSATGPFQGQILRRSDLRHPRRVAWLQCVGSRQVREGANSYCSAVCCTYTQKQVLLTKEHDDGVECTVFHNDIRAYGKDFETYFQRAEALPGVRFIRSYASIVREDPETKNVTVRYSTPDEGVKEEEFDLVVLSVGLTPPADVERLAETFGVDLNDHGFVQASPSNPVETSRPGVFVSGAFQGPTDIPESVFSASAAGSQCGRLLDRRRGKLATERRYPLERDTSAEELRIGVFVCHCGANIGRIVNVPSVVEEVRKLPHVVFADEQLFSCATNSAQDITKVIQEQRLNRVVVAACSPRTLEPLFRDTLKEAGLNQYYLEMANIREHCSWVHAKEKDRATPKALDLVRMAVARAARLEPLQEFDLSVTKAALVVGGGVAGMTAALHIAEQGHPVYLVERERELGGTASRLQHTLEGLDVQAFVRDLVWKVYRHPLVHVLTGAKVTDAWGYVGNFVTRVEVRGRVRDLHHGATVIATGAAEHRPTEYLYGQDERVMTHLELEEALARDDERLLGAGSVAMIQCVGCRNEERNYCARVCCNHAVKNALRLKEVNPAADVYVLFRDMRTYGLREDAYREASGKGVTFIRYVPEARPEVAAVEEGGRKVLRVRVTDPILGKELAIDADVVSLAAAAVPREDNPQVAQMFQVALGPDGFFKEAHVKLRPVDFATDGVYLCGAAQYPKHLAETISQAQGAAGRVVALLSHDTVVASGAVCVVDEDKCVSCGQCVAACSYGAVELGANGRAEVNPVLCKGDGLCNVVCPTGAISLKHFTDDEFEGQIDAALAGG